From a region of the Daphnia magna isolate NIES linkage group LG1, ASM2063170v1.1, whole genome shotgun sequence genome:
- the LOC123470979 gene encoding uncharacterized protein LOC123470979 isoform X2, which translates to MYTDRKMARVKHKHKSALQTAVSFSHSKCTNKNPNLVTPCYTKIKEEQHKFSPSTALEVFPSAIIPKAIDKTKILEEITNIDCEPRVEKNEDVTCIRQKNTCASCGKAFVFLSTLEFHLRSTIPKDSVILKCEFCPHLSYGSDTMRMHVRHLHGERLYDQFSSDELRELFDEQIPPCRRNCSNASNI; encoded by the exons ATGTATACAGACAGAAAAATGGCAAGAGTGAAACATAAACATAAGTCAGCTCTTCAGACTGCAGTTTCGTTTTCTCATTCTAAATGTACCAACAAGAACCCAAACCTAGTTACACCATGCTATACCAAAATTAAAG AAGAACAGCACAAGTTCTCTCCTTCAACTGCTTTGGAAGTGTTTCCTTCAGCCATTATACCTAAAGCAATCGACAAAACAAAGATCCTGGAAG aaataacCAACATTGATTGCGAGCCTCGCGTCGAAAAAAATGAGGATGTGACCTGTATTCGCCAAAAAAATACCTGTGCTTCATGCGGCAAG GCATTCGTGTTTCTGTCAACTCTGGAATTCCATCTTCGAAGCACAATACCAAAAGATTCAGTAATTCTCAAGTGCGAGTTTTGCCCACAC CTTTCTTACGGAAGCGACACGATGCGAATGCATGTGCGGCATTTGCATGGAGAAAGGCTTTATGATCAGTTTAGCAGCGACGAATTGAGAGAATTGTTTGACGAACAAATTCCACCCTGTAGGCGGAATTGCAGTAATGCATCAAACATCTGA
- the LOC123470979 gene encoding zinc finger protein 177-like isoform X1 encodes MYTDRKMARVKHKHKSALQTAVSFSHSKCTNKNPNLVTPCYTKIKAFSEHKDTREIKRSGKMVEYESCCIDGFVIYSFATVEEQHKFSPSTALEVFPSAIIPKAIDKTKILEEITNIDCEPRVEKNEDVTCIRQKNTCASCGKAFVFLSTLEFHLRSTIPKDSVILKCEFCPHLSYGSDTMRMHVRHLHGERLYDQFSSDELRELFDEQIPPCRRNCSNASNI; translated from the exons ATGTATACAGACAGAAAAATGGCAAGAGTGAAACATAAACATAAGTCAGCTCTTCAGACTGCAGTTTCGTTTTCTCATTCTAAATGTACCAACAAGAACCCAAACCTAGTTACACCATGCTATACCAAAATTAAAG CATTTTCTGAGCACAAGGATACTagagaaattaaaagaagtgGGAAAATGGTTGAATATGAATCATGTTGTATAGAtggttttgttatttattcaTTTGCAACTGTAGAAGAACAGCACAAGTTCTCTCCTTCAACTGCTTTGGAAGTGTTTCCTTCAGCCATTATACCTAAAGCAATCGACAAAACAAAGATCCTGGAAG aaataacCAACATTGATTGCGAGCCTCGCGTCGAAAAAAATGAGGATGTGACCTGTATTCGCCAAAAAAATACCTGTGCTTCATGCGGCAAG GCATTCGTGTTTCTGTCAACTCTGGAATTCCATCTTCGAAGCACAATACCAAAAGATTCAGTAATTCTCAAGTGCGAGTTTTGCCCACAC CTTTCTTACGGAAGCGACACGATGCGAATGCATGTGCGGCATTTGCATGGAGAAAGGCTTTATGATCAGTTTAGCAGCGACGAATTGAGAGAATTGTTTGACGAACAAATTCCACCCTGTAGGCGGAATTGCAGTAATGCATCAAACATCTGA